The Streptomyces asoensis DNA window GATCTCGGTCCACTGGGCGCTGCCCTCGCCGCCGAACAGCCGGTCGGCGCGTACGGCGTCCACGCTGGCCTCGGCGAGCAGCCGGCCACGGGCGTCGACGAGGTCGCGGACGTCACGGCTGGAGCGCAGCCGCACCACGGGCACGAGCTGCCCCTCGCGGACCCGGGAGCGGACCAGTCCGGCGAGTTCGTCGGGTACGGCGTCGGAGAGGGAGGCCCGGATCTCGTCCCGGACTCCGGGCCCGACGGGCAGTTTCAGGTGCCAGCCGGCGTCGGAGCCCCCGGTACGGCGGCGCAGCGTGATCGAGGCCGAGGCCAGACGCAGGTCGGAGGTGTCGTAGTAGGTCGCGTCCAGCTCGGCGACGCCTCTGTCGAGGACGGACGCGACACCCCCGGCACCGGTCAGGTCGGGCAGGCCGCTCTCGTCGGATTCGTACTTGCGCTCGATCTCGCGTTTCGTCTCCGTCATGAACCGAACCTAGTCCGAGTCGGGCCCGAACGGCAGTGCGCCCGGGACCCGAATCACGGTCCGGGCCACCGAAAGCGCGAGGTCCGGCGTGTTCTCGCGCCTCTCAGGCCGACATGGGCCGCTGCACCCGGATGGACTGGAGCAGCCCCACGGCCACCCAGACCGCGAACATGGACGTACCGCCGTAGGAGACGAACGGCAGCGGCAGACCCGTCACCGGCATGATCCCGAGGGTCATCCCGATGTTCTCGAAGGACTGGAAGGCGAACCAGGCGACGATACCCGCGGCGACGACCGTGCCGTAGAGCTCCGTCGTCTCACGCGCTATGCGGCAGGCGCGCCAGAGCACCACACCGAGCAGGACGATGATCAGGCCCGCGCCCAGGAAGCCCAGCTCCTCGCCCGCGACGGTGAAGACGAAGTCCGTCTGCTGCTCGGGAACGAACTGGCCCGTCGTCTGCGAGCCGTGGAACAGCCCGGCGCCTGAGAGGCCGCCGGAGCCGATCGCGATGCGGGCCTGGTTGGTGTTGTAGCCGACGCCCGCGGGGTCGAGGCTGGGGTTGGCGAAGGCGGCGAAGCGGGCGATCTGGTACTCGTCCAGGACGTGCAGCTGCCAGACCGCGACGGCGCCGGCCGCGCCCGCGCCGAGGAGTCCGAAGACCCAGCGGTTGGAGGCGCCGGAGGCCAGCAGCACGCCCAGCACGATCATCACCATCACCATGACCGACCCGAGGTCGGGCATCAGCATGACGATCAGCATGGGGACGGCCGCGAGACCGAGGGCCTGGAGCACCGTGCGGTGGTCGGGGTAGAGCTTGTCACCGGCGTCGACCCGGGCCGCGAGCAGCATCGCCATGCCCAGAATGATCGTGATCTTCACGAACTCCGAGGGCTGGAGCGAGAAACCGCCGCCGATCACGATCCACGAGTGCGCGCCGTTGACCGTCGAGCCCAGCGGGGTCAGCACGGCCAGAATGCCCATGAGCGAGAGGCCGTACAGGACCGGCACCGCGTTGCGCAGGGTGCGGTGGCCCAGCCAGATCGTGCCGATCATCAGGCAGATCCCGATGCCGGTGTTCATCAGGTGCCGGATGAGGAAGTAGTACGGGTCGCCCTGGTTGATCTCGGTGCGGTTGCGGGTCGCCGAGAAGACCAGGAGGGAACCGATCAGCGACAGGGCGATCGCCGACATCAGTATCGGCCAGTCCAGCCGCCGGGCCACCGAGTCCCGGGCGAAGACCCGGGTCCAGCCGGCCCGCTCGGGCCCGTATCCGGAGACGGAGAAACCGTTCGCGCCGGTCATGTGCACATCCTCCGGCTTCCCCTCTTCCGCCGTCGCCTGCGGGTGTCGCGGTTGGTGCTGGTGTTCTGCTGTGCGGTGCCCGCGGGCTGGCTCTCGTCCGGCGTCGGCGCGGTCTGCTGGCTGGCGCGCTGCTCCTTCGCCGGGTCCTTGGAGACCTTCGGGGCCTTGATGGTGCCGTCGGCCTGGACCTTCGGCAGGCCGACCTGCGGGGAGGGCAGCAGGGCGTTCTTCTTGTCGATCTTGCCGTCGTCGGAGACGCCGTACATCGCGTTGTAGATGTGCCGCACGGCCTCACCGGAGGCGCCCGAACCGGTACCGGCCTGGGCGATCGTCATGATGACCGTGTAGTCCTTGCTGTACGTGGCGAGCCAGGACGTCGTCTGCTTGCCGTAGACCTCCGCGGTACCGGTCTTGGCGTGCAGCGGGATCTCCTCCTGCGGCCAGCCGCCGAACTTCCAGGCGGCGGTACCCCGGGTGACCACGCCCTCCAGGGCGGCGTCCATGCCCTTGATCGTGGCCTTGTCGACCGGAAGCCGGCCCTTGGGCTTGGGCTTGATCTCCTGGACGGTCTTCCCGTCGGCGCTGACGATGGCCTTGCCGATGGTCGGGGTGTACATCGTGCCGCCGTTGGCGAGAGCCCCGTAGATCACGGCCTCCTGGATCGGGGTGACGAGGGTGTCGCCCTGACCGATGGAGTAGTTGATCGAGTCGCCCTCACGCATCTTGTTGCCCTCGAGGCAGTTCTCGTACGCGATCATCTCGACGTACGTGCCGCCCTTCTTGCCGTACTTGCACCAGGAGTCCTTGTTGGCCTTCCAGTAGGACTCCTTCCACTGGCGGTCCGGGACCCGGCCGGTCACCTCGTTGGGGAGGTCGACGCCGGTCTCCTGGCCGAGGCCGAACTGGTGGGCCGCCTTGTAGAAGTAGTCCTTGGGCTCACCCTTCTTCGGGTTGATGCCGCCGTCCTTCTTCCACTCCCGGTCCGCCAGGCCGTAGAAGACGGTGTCGCAGGAGACCTCCAGGGCCCGGCCGAGCGAGATCGGGCCGAAGCTCTCCCCCTCGAAGTTCTTGAAGACCTGGCCGCCCACCGAGTAGGAACTGGTGCACGGGTAGCCGCCGTCCCACTCGTAGCCCGCCTCGACCGCGGCGGCCGTGGAGACCACCTTGAACGTCGAACCCGGTGCCGACTGACCCTGTATGGCCCGGTTGAGCAGCGGGTAGTCGGAGGTCTTGCCGGTGAGCTTCTTGTAGTCCTTGGCGGAGATGCCGCCGACCCAGACGTTGGGGTCGTAGGCCGGGGCGGAGGCCATGGCGACGACCCGGCCGGTCTTGGCCTCCATCACCACGACCGCGCCGGAGTCGGCCTTGTAGTTCTCGCCGGTGATCTTGTCGAACTGGGTGCGGGCGATCTTCATCGCGTTGTTCAGTTCGTACTCGGCGACCCGTTGGACGCGGGCGTCGATGCTGGTGACGAGGTTGGAACCGGGCTGCGCCTCGTCCGCCTCGGCCTCGCCGATGACCCGGCCGAGGTTGTCCACCTCGTAGCGGGTGACGCCGGCCTTGCCACGCAGCTGCTTGTCGTACTGGCGCTCCAGGCCGCTGCGGCCGACCTGGTCGGAGCGCAGGTAGGGCGAGTCGGTGTCCTGGGCCTTGGTGATCTCGTCGTCGGTGACCGGGGAGAGGTAGCCGAGGACCTGCGCGGTGTTGGCGTTGCCGGGGGCCGCGTAGCGGCGCACGGCCTCGGGCTCGGCGGTGATGCCGGGGAAGTCCTCGGCACGCTCGCGGATCTGGAGCGCCTGCTTGGCGGTGGCCTCGTCGGTGATGGGGATCGGCTGGTAGGGCGAGCCGTTCCAGCAGGGCTGGGGGGTCTTCGCGTCGCACAGCCGGACCTTCTGGGCGACCTCGTCGGGCTTCATGCCGAGGACGCCCGCCAGCTTGGTCAGGACCGCCTTGCCGTCGTCCTTCTGCTTCAGCAGGTCGGTACGGGAGGCGGAGACCACCAGGCGGGTCTCGTTGTCCGCGAGGGCCACCCCGCGCGCGTCCAGGATCGAGCCGCGCACGGCGGGTTCGACGACCTGCTGCACGTGGTTGCCGGAGGCCTCCTTGGCGTACGCGGCGCCCTCCCGGATCTGGAGGTACCACAGGCGGCCGCCGAGCGTGCCGAGCAGGGAGAGGACGAGGATCTGGATCACGACGAGCCTGATCTGGACCCGTGGGGTCCGACCGGTCTCGGGAATGTTGGTCACAGCCGCTTGACCCCCTTGATGCGTCCCGCCCGGGTCGCCCGCGACCTGGCGGCCTTCAGCTTGAGTCCGCCGCGCTGCCCGCCGATCCTCAGACCCGTCCCCGAGGAGAGCCAGCCCGAGGAGATGTCGGGGCTCTTGGCGGCGGAGTTGGTCTCGGCGAGCGGGTCGTTGTCGGCGCGCCGCGCCAGGAACATGACCGCGGGGACGACGAACGGGGCGAGCAGCAGGTCGTACAGGGCGGCCGTGAACAGCAGTCCCGTCAGGCCCACGTGACGGGCCGCGGTGTCGCCGACCAGGGCGCCCACCCCGGCGTACAGCAGGGTGGAGCCGATGGCGGCTCCGACCACGACGACCATCGGACCGGTGGCGGACTTGATCTGGCCGCTCTCGGGCTTGATCAGCCCGGCGAGGTAGCCGATCACGCACAGCACCAGGGCGTAGCGGCCGGCGGCGTGGTCGGCGGGCGGGGCGAGGTCGGCGAGGAGACCGGCGCCGAAGCCGATGAGGGCCCCGCCGACATGGCCGTAGACCATGGCCAGGCCCAGCACGGTGAGCAGGAGCAGATCGGGTACGGCGCCCGGGAGGTGGAGGCGGGCGAGGACGCTCACCTGGATCACCAGGGCGACGACGACGAGCGGGACGGAGAGCAGGATCCGGTTGACGCGCATGGGGGTTGTCAGCTCCTACTGCTGCTGGCCGTCTACGGGTGCGTTCGCGTTCGGAGTGACCGTGACGGTCACCGTCGGCGTGGGGACCGGTTTGGGCTTCGAGGGGAGCACGGTGTCGCGCGGGTCCTTCTTCGGGGCCTCGACGACCACGCCCACGATGTCGAGCTTGGTGTAGCTGACGTACGGCGTGACGTAGAGGGTGCGGGTGAGGTCGCCGCCGGAGGGGTCGACCCGGGAGACGACGCCGACCGGGACACCGGGGACGAAGGGCTTGTCGGCCTGCGAGCCGAAGGTGACCAGACGGTCGCCCTTCTTCACGTCGGCCTTGCCGTTGAGGAGTTCGACGCGCAGCGGCCGGTCGCCCTGCCCGGAGGCGAAACCGAGCTCGTCGGACGCCTCCATCCGGGTGCCGACGGTGAAGTCGGGGTCGTTGGCCAGCAGCACGGTCGCGGTGTGCGGGCCGACGGTGGTGACCCGCCCGACCAGCCCTTCGCCGTTCAGGACCGTCATGTCGCGCCGGACGCCGTCGTTCGCGCCCACGTCGATGGTGATGGTCCAGGAGAAGCCCTGGGCCGCTCCTATCGCGATGACCTCCGCGCCCTTGATGCCGTACTGGCCCGTACCGGCGATCTTCAGCATCTTGTCGAGCTGGGCCAGACGGCTGCGGTTGCGGTCGTCGCTGCCGAGTTTCGCCTTGAGGGCCGCGTTCTCCTTCTCCAGCGCGGTGAGCCGGTCGTGGCGCTCACCGGAGTCGCGGACGGCGGAGACGGCGTTGCCGACGGGATCCACCGCCGACGACACGCCGTTCTCGATCGGACCGAAGGCCGCGGCCGCGGCCTGCCGGGCACCGTCGACCGGCGAGTCCTCACCACCCCGGATGTCCACCGTGATCAGCGCGAACGCTACGGCGATCAGCAGCACCAGGAGCAGCCGGCTCTCTCGTGTGTCCCTCACGTGCGGCGGCCGTGCCCTTCCTCGAGAAAAAACCAAGAACAGGAATCAGGAAGCAGGTGTCGACGAGCAGTTGTCGAAAGCGGTTCGGGAATTGCGGTAGCCCCGGGCCAGGATGACCAAGGGCGCTTTGTGGGAGCTTATGCCTCTATGTCAACGATCCGCCGCACGAGAGGGGATCATCCCGTACGGCGGAACCGAAGCGTTACGTCATCTGCGGGGCGCGGCGTCCAGGACCTGCTGGAGCGCCTCGAACTCCTCGACACACTTCCCGGAGCCGAGCGCCACGCTGTCCAGCGGGTCCTCGGCGATGTGGATGGGCATGCCGGTCTCCCGGCGCAGCCGCTCGTCCAGACCGCGCAGCAGCGCTCCGCCGCCGGTCAGGACGATCCCGCGGTCCATGATGTCGCCGGACAGCTCCGGCGGACACTTGTCGAGGGTGGTCTTCACGGCGTCGACGATCGCGTTGACGGGTTCCTCGATCGCCTTGCGCACCTCGGCGGCCGAGATGACGACGGTCTTGGGCAGCCCGGAGACGAGGTCACGGCCGCGGATTTCGGTGTGCTGGTCGTCGTCGAGGTCGTAGGCCGAACCGATCGTGATCTTGATCTGTTCGGCGGTCCGCTCACCGAGGAGGAGGCTGTACTCCTTCTTGATGTGCTGGATGATCGCGTTGTCCAGTTCATCGCCCGCCACGCGGATGGACTGGGCGGTGACGATGCCGCCGAGCGAGATGACCGCGACCTCCGTGGTGCCGCCGCCGATGTCCACCACCATGTTGCCCGTGGCCTCGTGGACCGGCAGGCCGGAGCCGATGGCAGCGGCCATGGGCTCCTCGATGATGTGCACCTGACGGGCGCCGGCCTGGGTCGACGCCTCGATGACGGCGCGGCGCTCGACACCCGTAATGCCCGAGGGCACACAGACGACGACCCGCGGCCGAGCCAGATACCTCCGCTTGTGGATCTTCAGGATGAAGTAGCGGAGCATCCGCTCGGTGATCTCGAAGTCGGCGATCACACCGTCCTTCAGCGGACGCACGGCAACGATGTTGCCGGGCGTGCGCCCGATCATCTTCTTCGCTTCCGCGCCGACCGCGAGGATGCCACCGGTGTTGGTGTTGATCGCGACGACGGACGGCTCGTTGAGTACGATCCCGCGACCCCTGACGTACACCAGCGTGTTGGCGGTCCCGAGGTCGACAGCCATGTCACGGCCGATGAACGACATTGAGTTCCCCATCAGGATTCGACTGGCCTTCCATGAGCTTTGAGGGCTTATCAGGTCGGCGAGGTGGGTGCTGTGACGTGAAGGCTTCCATCGTAAACGCGCCTGCACGAACACTGCGGAGCGGTCTCCGCCATTGTTTGCAGATGCTGTGAGGGTTCGCTTCCGGAGACGGGCGTTCGGGGGCTCACGTTCCCTCGATCGCCCGCTTCAGACCCTTCGTCCCGCTGTCGGGGTCAGACCCGGCCGGGAAAGAAGATCTTCACCTCGCGCTCCGCGGACTCCTCGGAGTCGGAGGCGTGGACGAGGTTCTCGCGCACGATCACACCGAAGTCCCCGCGGATCGAGCCCGGGGCGGCGGCGATCGGGTCGGTCGGGCCGGCGAGCGCGCGCACGCCCTCGATGACCCGCTCGCCCTCGACGATCAGCGCGACGACCGGACCCGAGGCCATGAACGCCACCAGCGGCTCGTAGAAGGGCTTGCCCTTGTGCTCGCCGTAGTGCTGCTCCAGCGTCTCCTGGTCCAGGGTGCGCAGCTCCAGCGCGGTGATCTGCCAGCCCGCCTTGCGCTCGATGCGGCTGATGATCTCGCCGGTCAGGCCACGACGGACGGCGTCGGGCTTGAGCAGGACGAGGGTGCGCTGGCTCACGAGGGGACTCCTTCTGCTGCCGGTGTGTTCTACAGCCGGTGTGTGCGGTGGGATGAGGTTACAGGTCGTGTCCGGGCCGCTGTCACGCAGCGTCAGCACTACCGGCCGGGGCCTGCCCGGCCTGGGCGGCGAAGCGCGCCTTCGCCTCGTCGACCTTGCGTCCGAAGTGCACGGACGCCCACCACAGGGCGGCGAAGAGCACCCCCAGGAAGAACATGATCGGCACGAAGAAGCCGGACGCGACGAGCGCGATCTGGAGCGCCCAGCCGAGGGCGACGCCCCCGGGCCGGGTGACCATGCCGCACAGCAGCAGGCTGAGGAGCATGGCGATGCCGCACACCGTCCACACCGTGGAGGTCGACAGGTCGGCGTCCTTCATGGCGACCAGACCGGCGAAGCCGATCACGAAGAACTCGCCGATCAGGGTCGATGAGCAGAGCGTACGCATGATGGGGGACCTCAGCCCTTCCGGAGGAGCAGCCGGGCTTCGCCGACCGTGATGACGGAACCGGTGACCAGCACCGCTCCGCCCGCGAACTCGCCCTCCTCCTCGGCGAGCGTGACCGCCGCCTCCAGAGCGTCGGGCAGCCTCGGCTCGACCTGGACACGGTCGTCGCCGAACACCTCGACGGCGATCGCGGCCAGTTCGTCGGCGTCCATGGCGCGGTGACTGGAGTTCTGCGTGACGACGACCTCCGCGAAGATCGGCTCGAAGGCCTCCAGGAGCCCGCGGACGTTCTTGTCGCCGCTGGCCCCGACCACGCCGATCAGCCGGCTGAAGTCGAAGGCCTCACCGACGGCCTCGGCGGTGGCACGGGCGCCGGCCGGGTTGTGGGCGGCGTCGAGGACCACGGTCGGGGAACGCCGTACGACCTCCAGGCGGCCCGGCGAGGAGACGGCCGCGAAGGCCTTGCGGACCGTGTCGGTGTCGAGCGGTTCGGGGCGCTGGGATCCGACGCCGAAGAACGCCTCGACGGCGGCGAGCGCGACGGCCGCGTTGTGCGCCTGGTAGGGGCCGTGCAGCGGCAGGTACACCTCGGGGTACTCGCCGCCGAGGCCGCGCAGGGTGACGAGCTGCCCGCCGACGGCCACCTGACGGGCGACGACGCCGAACTCCAGCCCCTCCCGGGCCACGGTCGCGTCGACCTCGACCGCCTTCTTCAGCAGCACCTGGGCCGCGTCGACGGGCTGCTGGGCCAGGATGACGGTGGCGTCCTGCTTGATGATCCCGCTCTTCTCGGCGGCGATCTCGCCGGTCGTCCCCCCGAGCCGGTCGGTGTGGTCCAGGTCGATGGGCGTGACGACGGCGACGTCACCGTCGATGACGTTGGTGGCGTCCCACTCGCCACCCATCCCGACCTCCACGACGGCGACGTCGACCGGCGCGTCCGAGAACGCGGCGTACGCCATGCCGGTGAGCACCTCGAAGAAGGACAGCCGGTACTCCTGCATGCCGTCGACCATCTCGACGTACGGCTTGATGTCCTGGTACGTCTCGATGAACCGCTCGGCGGAGATCGGCGCCCCGTCCAGGCTGATCCGCTCGGTGACCGACTGGACGTGCGGGCTCGTGTACCGGCCCGTGCGCAGTTCGAAGGCGTTGAGGAGCGCCTCGATCATGCGGGCGGTGGAGGTCTTGCCGTTCGTCCCGGTGATGTGGATCGAGGGGTACGAGCGCTGCGGGTCCCCCAGGACGTCCATCAGCGCGGCGATGCGGGTGACGGAGGGCTCCAGCTTGGTCTCGCCCCAGCGGGTGGCCAGCTCCGCCTCGACCTCGCGCAGGGCCTTGTCGACCTCGGGGTCCTCGGGTCGCACGGGCACGTCGGCCTGCGG harbors:
- the rodA gene encoding rod shape-determining protein RodA, with amino-acid sequence MTGANGFSVSGYGPERAGWTRVFARDSVARRLDWPILMSAIALSLIGSLLVFSATRNRTEINQGDPYYFLIRHLMNTGIGICLMIGTIWLGHRTLRNAVPVLYGLSLMGILAVLTPLGSTVNGAHSWIVIGGGFSLQPSEFVKITIILGMAMLLAARVDAGDKLYPDHRTVLQALGLAAVPMLIVMLMPDLGSVMVMVMIVLGVLLASGASNRWVFGLLGAGAAGAVAVWQLHVLDEYQIARFAAFANPSLDPAGVGYNTNQARIAIGSGGLSGAGLFHGSQTTGQFVPEQQTDFVFTVAGEELGFLGAGLIIVLLGVVLWRACRIARETTELYGTVVAAGIVAWFAFQSFENIGMTLGIMPVTGLPLPFVSYGGTSMFAVWVAVGLLQSIRVQRPMSA
- a CDS encoding DUF4233 domain-containing protein: MRTLCSSTLIGEFFVIGFAGLVAMKDADLSTSTVWTVCGIAMLLSLLLCGMVTRPGGVALGWALQIALVASGFFVPIMFFLGVLFAALWWASVHFGRKVDEAKARFAAQAGQAPAGSADAA
- the mreD gene encoding rod shape-determining protein MreD translates to MRVNRILLSVPLVVVALVIQVSVLARLHLPGAVPDLLLLTVLGLAMVYGHVGGALIGFGAGLLADLAPPADHAAGRYALVLCVIGYLAGLIKPESGQIKSATGPMVVVVGAAIGSTLLYAGVGALVGDTAARHVGLTGLLFTAALYDLLLAPFVVPAVMFLARRADNDPLAETNSAAKSPDISSGWLSSGTGLRIGGQRGGLKLKAARSRATRAGRIKGVKRL
- the ndk gene encoding nucleoside-diphosphate kinase, giving the protein MSQRTLVLLKPDAVRRGLTGEIISRIERKAGWQITALELRTLDQETLEQHYGEHKGKPFYEPLVAFMASGPVVALIVEGERVIEGVRALAGPTDPIAAAPGSIRGDFGVIVRENLVHASDSEESAEREVKIFFPGRV
- the mreC gene encoding rod shape-determining protein MreC yields the protein MRDTRESRLLLVLLIAVAFALITVDIRGGEDSPVDGARQAAAAAFGPIENGVSSAVDPVGNAVSAVRDSGERHDRLTALEKENAALKAKLGSDDRNRSRLAQLDKMLKIAGTGQYGIKGAEVIAIGAAQGFSWTITIDVGANDGVRRDMTVLNGEGLVGRVTTVGPHTATVLLANDPDFTVGTRMEASDELGFASGQGDRPLRVELLNGKADVKKGDRLVTFGSQADKPFVPGVPVGVVSRVDPSGGDLTRTLYVTPYVSYTKLDIVGVVVEAPKKDPRDTVLPSKPKPVPTPTVTVTVTPNANAPVDGQQQ
- the folC gene encoding bifunctional tetrahydrofolate synthase/dihydrofolate synthase, with the protein product MSELPPNGNPDDLPAPFDPLDPFDEIVAEETDRDPDLAVIEAGSRTLRTQGGAPQADVPVRPEDPEVDKALREVEAELATRWGETKLEPSVTRIAALMDVLGDPQRSYPSIHITGTNGKTSTARMIEALLNAFELRTGRYTSPHVQSVTERISLDGAPISAERFIETYQDIKPYVEMVDGMQEYRLSFFEVLTGMAYAAFSDAPVDVAVVEVGMGGEWDATNVIDGDVAVVTPIDLDHTDRLGGTTGEIAAEKSGIIKQDATVILAQQPVDAAQVLLKKAVEVDATVAREGLEFGVVARQVAVGGQLVTLRGLGGEYPEVYLPLHGPYQAHNAAVALAAVEAFFGVGSQRPEPLDTDTVRKAFAAVSSPGRLEVVRRSPTVVLDAAHNPAGARATAEAVGEAFDFSRLIGVVGASGDKNVRGLLEAFEPIFAEVVVTQNSSHRAMDADELAAIAVEVFGDDRVQVEPRLPDALEAAVTLAEEEGEFAGGAVLVTGSVITVGEARLLLRKG
- a CDS encoding rod shape-determining protein, with protein sequence MSFIGRDMAVDLGTANTLVYVRGRGIVLNEPSVVAINTNTGGILAVGAEAKKMIGRTPGNIVAVRPLKDGVIADFEITERMLRYFILKIHKRRYLARPRVVVCVPSGITGVERRAVIEASTQAGARQVHIIEEPMAAAIGSGLPVHEATGNMVVDIGGGTTEVAVISLGGIVTAQSIRVAGDELDNAIIQHIKKEYSLLLGERTAEQIKITIGSAYDLDDDQHTEIRGRDLVSGLPKTVVISAAEVRKAIEEPVNAIVDAVKTTLDKCPPELSGDIMDRGIVLTGGGALLRGLDERLRRETGMPIHIAEDPLDSVALGSGKCVEEFEALQQVLDAAPRR
- the mrdA gene encoding penicillin-binding protein 2 encodes the protein MTNIPETGRTPRVQIRLVVIQILVLSLLGTLGGRLWYLQIREGAAYAKEASGNHVQQVVEPAVRGSILDARGVALADNETRLVVSASRTDLLKQKDDGKAVLTKLAGVLGMKPDEVAQKVRLCDAKTPQPCWNGSPYQPIPITDEATAKQALQIRERAEDFPGITAEPEAVRRYAAPGNANTAQVLGYLSPVTDDEITKAQDTDSPYLRSDQVGRSGLERQYDKQLRGKAGVTRYEVDNLGRVIGEAEADEAQPGSNLVTSIDARVQRVAEYELNNAMKIARTQFDKITGENYKADSGAVVVMEAKTGRVVAMASAPAYDPNVWVGGISAKDYKKLTGKTSDYPLLNRAIQGQSAPGSTFKVVSTAAAVEAGYEWDGGYPCTSSYSVGGQVFKNFEGESFGPISLGRALEVSCDTVFYGLADREWKKDGGINPKKGEPKDYFYKAAHQFGLGQETGVDLPNEVTGRVPDRQWKESYWKANKDSWCKYGKKGGTYVEMIAYENCLEGNKMREGDSINYSIGQGDTLVTPIQEAVIYGALANGGTMYTPTIGKAIVSADGKTVQEIKPKPKGRLPVDKATIKGMDAALEGVVTRGTAAWKFGGWPQEEIPLHAKTGTAEVYGKQTTSWLATYSKDYTVIMTIAQAGTGSGASGEAVRHIYNAMYGVSDDGKIDKKNALLPSPQVGLPKVQADGTIKAPKVSKDPAKEQRASQQTAPTPDESQPAGTAQQNTSTNRDTRRRRRKRGSRRMCT